The following proteins are encoded in a genomic region of Haloarcula salinisoli:
- a CDS encoding FkbM family methyltransferase, whose product MGEREVLETLVSEVRSDDTVWDIGGSWGMFTTPLAATGADVSVFEPVPDRANKIKRNLSQNDLSATINQFALGAERKELTVAIEGKNPGGLTESDGAIQTAVRPGDSVVNESRIEVPTVLKIDVEGAEVDVLKGLSQILARPECRLLVIEVHRDLLGQFRATESELYELLDGFNVETLSQRNDENYHLIAKRET is encoded by the coding sequence ATGGGAGAGAGAGAGGTATTGGAAACACTCGTATCCGAGGTTAGGTCAGATGACACTGTGTGGGATATTGGAGGCAGCTGGGGGATGTTTACGACGCCGCTGGCCGCAACTGGTGCAGATGTCTCCGTGTTTGAACCAGTCCCCGACCGAGCGAATAAAATCAAGCGGAATCTCTCTCAAAATGATCTATCGGCAACCATTAACCAATTCGCACTTGGAGCAGAACGTAAGGAACTAACAGTAGCAATTGAAGGGAAGAACCCGGGAGGCTTGACCGAGAGCGATGGTGCAATTCAAACGGCTGTTCGACCGGGCGATTCCGTTGTTAATGAATCGCGTATAGAGGTGCCAACAGTACTAAAAATCGATGTTGAAGGTGCAGAGGTTGATGTACTTAAGGGACTTTCCCAAATATTGGCCCGTCCGGAATGTAGACTGCTTGTTATTGAGGTGCATAGAGACCTATTAGGTCAATTTAGAGCCACAGAGTCCGAATTATACGAGCTTTTGGACGGTTTCAACGTAGAGACATTGTCGCAGAGAAACGATGAAAATTAC